Part of the Procambarus clarkii isolate CNS0578487 chromosome 79, FALCON_Pclarkii_2.0, whole genome shotgun sequence genome, ttgatgcccagctgaaagagagccccgttacctaacgccccgtaactctgatgctcttattggtcgcccggatggtatcacagtgaacccctggaagaatggcaagcagttggtatgggactagacgtgcgtatcaaccctggctaacacctacattaacctcagtgttgcacaaccaggtggcgctgccacccacagggaagcagccaaatcccgtaagtatagagaactggatcaccactacaattttgtccccattgcttctgagacactcggcgcctggggtaaaagggctaccagttttttgaaggaactgggttctaggctcattgaaacaacaagggaccctagagctgccagctttcttttccagcgccacagcgtggcgatacagaggggaaatgtgcactgcatcaagggttcctgcccgccatctgaggagctggaggaactcgacaacctatgataaccatctttgtaacctatatgtaactccttttttgtaacaaggttcaaatacagcaaatatatatgtgtacatacaaaagaatgggggtggtaggagaagataatattagtgttcagtgagagaccacaaggtctcctctgaatactttttattttcttctccgaggctatgggtccccacattatttatatatatatatatatatatatatatatatatatatatatatatatatatatatatataaatatatatatatatatatatatatatatatatatatatatatataaatatatatatatatatatatatatatatatatatatatatatatatatatatatatatatatcgatgttcccttcgggaatcttaattttaagatgaataggaaaaccagggatatactgaacatcttgtttcagattctttactttaaaatgtataacgtttcgaatacttctcatattcatcatcagatctaaaagaaaaaacagaaatcacaatcaaataactggtaaacaaagaactcatactgaatacaattgcctatcaaagaaaggaaaatgattaaaaaacaaaacacttaagcttacttaaagtgatcaatacaaataaaacttattaactgtcacataaataaaagtttattatagaatccattaaattacaagaggaattttataactactaaaacaaaccatactATTAAACTTACGAGAAGTGATCAACAGGAGTGAAACTTGATAGCTGACACattgatactaaacactataacaaatattcatataatgactacaattctagaaaaaatgtatataaaatgcaagcagaataagcgacaattataaaatactaacaaaaatcttataaaaactcaaatattaaacaaatctaaataccaaaaaatgtattatatatcctaaataaaaagattatcataatgtacaatgtcaagacttaaaataagtaagaaaaggcaaagacatggtaaactaaacaaaattataataaaattaaactgccagaatgaactataaatcaaattacaggccctactgtgcactatacagtgtacaattgaacagccgaaaggttgtcatttaacagaggccgcagctccgttATATAtagggattccattactctcaaatctgactggccattcatacaagtgtccagaattttaaaatcaaatTCCAacagagaatgattaaactcataacaatggtttctaatctccgaaaatgctggtttagacaatggtaatccagtcctaaaagatactccccggtgctcaagtatcctaatcttaaagttccgaatggaattcCCGATACATCCAGCATTAAAGCTGGAACAGTtacacatatatacgacattagagcacagaggggtaggcactttatctttaaattaaaataagagcctatgctcTTATTTTAATTTAAAGGCTCACTTGGATttggaatttctacaaacctgtaaggtgcatcgtttggtcccaagattccttaggtttaaagtgtattccgacaaatttgcattaacaagtgaatataattcttggttattaAGAATGTTGGACTTTGAAATTTCTGAAAAGCAGAAGCGGGTAAATAAGACGAAAAGTGAATTGCATGTGAACTTGGAGAAATTCAAGATCTTGGTTTCCTGGGTTGATTTTGCAtctttaaaatgtaaatatgaaaattataatgaaaaaagGGTTGAAAAATGTAGACTTATTCACGGGAAGAAAATGCGGAACTTGGATATACCTTCATTTAATTCGGTGGACCCTGATAAGGTGGTTTTTAATTTTTCAAAGAGAATTTTGTCTCCcattgagaaagaacttctctctctgGGGTTAGACTTCGGCTTGACGTGTAAAAaacctaaatttgttaatcattGTTTAAGTTTTGAGCGGTTATGTAATACATTGAAAACTTACACCTtaaggactggtacaaattatagttggaccaatatcatcagtactgcttcttccttagcacatgaagtctttaatgACTTCGATAAATATAAATCTACATTCCCTCCATTTGATAAAAGGAAATTAGATTTTATTAATGgcttaaagaatgataggagAATTTGTATTACTAgaccagataaaggtaggggtatagtggttttggacaagttagatCATGTAAATAAGGttgaaaggttgttagaagacccctctaaatttaagttggttgatatagaccccttttcgtatattttgaaatgtgaggataaactaaaTAGTTTTAAGAGGTCTGAAAGACTTTCTTTTTGATTATACAAAATtgcttgcaactggctctaagccaggcATCTTATACGGGTTACCTAAAGTGCATAAAACAgatataccgattcgtcctattttatcagcgattggcacttttaattacaaACTGGCAAAgcttctggttccattattagaaccattaacgcaataatgaatttactgtcagaaattctcaggattttgtaaagaaactttcctctttaaattttgagttcccaactataatggccagtttcgatgttgaatcactcttTACTAATATTCatttgttggaaaccattgatatttgTGTTAATcagttatttgctgacactaatttagtgtctggattttgtagtaaaatgttCAGACGGTTGTTAGAATTAGCGGTTAAAGACTctgtctttatgtttaataatatatattataaacaaattgatggagtagcaatggggtctcccttAGGTTCTGCACTTGcttatgcttttttgagttttcatgaaaaaAATTGGCTTCATAAATGTCCTTTggactttaaaccagtcttgtacaggagatatgtagatgacactctttgttatttaaggaccaatgtcatattgagaaatttagagagtatcttacgcacaacatagtaatatacgtttcactgcagagtgtgaactggataattcattgtcatttcttgatgtcaaagtgaataaccttaatgggttcaacactaatgtttttagaaaaccaacttttactggtttaagtttaaattttaattcttttgttcctgatatttttaagaaaaatgcaattaatacTCTACTGAATagagcctttgttttatgttcaaattgaaataactttgatcaagacattaattttcttgtgaatttttttttcaaataatggttatcctttgcatatggtttatacctttataaggaatttcttaataagaagtttcacccatcgtgttggATTACTAGAGTAGAaagtgttgggattgagtactacagatgttggaggtagcatgtttggagcagatgctcttttgtttatgatcttgttaataatatttcatgtacctgataatgttttgttgttgttgactggcGGAGAacaaaaaccatgtggacgaagattgtttgtctgaccaaaaccataacagtggcgacgagaattaaacatcgctggcagagagcctgggtacgagacgtggtgtgaggaaCAGTACAGTGCtgggtacgtcgtgtggacgagtggacgcttcgcatatatcagtggagtgtgctacaccgtggccatggctaccatgtcaatcgagccgttaaacacggccaagatctcgttggacctgtggctcagcctgctggaagcaaactttcagtaccgggagattaaggaggacgccaccaagaaagcggtactctttgtttcactgggttctgaaaCATATAGTGgtctcggaaatttgtgtgcacctgagctaccgcacgcgaagacctatgtagacttgattgctttgcctaaacgtcagtatgtggtgaaaccatcatatcacaggagtttgatggatttccagaagaggacgaaaaagcagcaggaatccgtacaggatttatttgcggaattgaaggctttggctaaccactgcaacttcggagcacagttggacagcagggttagggaccagttgttcatggcagtggaaaaggagaattatttccctaacctggtggcagaaaatttggatctacaatcgatgacttcatggacggtgtttgagaagatattgaacctggaaagggcttttggaagtaagacttctactcaggaaattatggtcgtacagagccagaccagatgtacacactgtggatacaagcatataagtagcaagtgcaagtttcgtgcatatatatgcaacttttgtaacaaggaggggcacttgcagagagtgtgtagaGAATATCTGAACAAGAACAACgaggcctgggagaggagacgaccagggaatgcaggaagaagaggtagtggtactgtggtcaaggcagtagaggaaagTAACCaatctgaagaagctgcaggtgaggaaaaccgactatattcggtgaaagaaaaggtatgttcagtaaagtcgcaagtggtgaattttgtaattaatgggaagttagttcccttggaactggacactggtgctgcagtgtcaacgttgtctagagattgggcagataccttgcaattgaatgtaaaaccaggtaaaaaatctttaagcgcttatgataatgtaccgattaaggtctatggcaaggtgtcggcaaaagtaggttataatggaaaagaaattaaccaggatttttatgtagtggattcacataatcctagcctatgtggtaaagatctcatggaaaaagtgggaattttcttggcgggcctagatgaattgtcaatagttaaaacaattaaaagtgccgaacaaatgttagacaaatattcagtggagacagataagccaattaatagcatagtggcaaaaattcacctgaaaagtggggcttcacctaaatttttcaaggcaagaacagtgccgtttcattacaagcaattggtagaatcagccctggaaaagcatgtggcagaaggcatcttagagccaattacacatagtgagtgggcagccccaattgtaccagtgttgaaggcagatcggaaatccttgagaatctgtgcagacttcaaggaactgaacaaccgcatacactgtgagaagtaccctttacctaagatagatgagttgttgtcagtggtctgcaagggagcaattttttctaagattgacctgaaagatgcttacttgcaaattccggtagaggaggagagccagaaattgttagtgattaatacccacaaggggttatttaagtataaaagacttccttttggactctcctcgtctccagcaatttttcagagattcatgtcccagttgttagttaacattgaaggtgtggctagttttttagatgacattattgtatgtggggagaatgaggaagtgcatgatgctagattagaacaagttttgaatcttttgcaaaagcacaatgtgaagattaataaggaaaaaacaacgttgaagaccaaggccattgaatatctggggtaccatatttcaggcaagggctttactccttctcacaaaaatgtagctgctataatagatgccccagccccaacatcagttggggaagtacagtcttttgttgggatggttacatatttttgtaagttcgtgaagaacttttcaacaaaattagcacccttgtatgaattgttgaaaaaaggggctagattcaagtgggcacaagagaggaaaatgcattcaggaatattaagcaggaattgatcaattctccagtgctcactaattttacaggtagactcccattaaaactggaggtagatgcttccccagtaggagtggggtgtatattattacaggaagtagatggtcaggataaagtagtatattttgctagcaagaaattatctcctgcggaacagaattattctcagttagataaagaagccttagctttggtatatgctgtaagaaaactgaggtattttctgctggggaggaaatttcttgctagaacagatcataaacccctgctaggattgtttggcagaggtaagcagatttcagttaatgccaatgctagaattcaaagatgggcattactactctctcagtttgagtatgatttagagtttaagccaggcaaggataatgtagtagctgatgcattaagtagattgcctgtgacagaagaattaaattccagtattccagtggagtatgttaacctggtggaatctatgtcttttgaggatatttcattccagactattaggaaggcaactggtagagatgctaaattaagtctgttgttgaaaaatgtcaaatatggttggaatgataatttgttattgtcagagtatgctgcagtgaaggctgaccttagtattcaccaggatgtactcttgtataggaatagagtggtggtgcctggggaactgagatgtaagattttggaacagctgcatgtaggccataatggcataaatgctatgaaagcagaagctagaagttgggtttggtggccaaaaatagaccaggatattgctgaggtaacaaaaaattgtcatatttgctttaagaattatcagaaaccccaggccccagtactttcttggccatgcactggaaaaccctggtctagacttcatgtagattatgcgggacctatggataataaatattacctagtagtggtggattcatacaccaaatttctggatgtgcatgtgtgtaattccaccacatcatttgtaacttgtgaattactaaggaaaacattttgtaattttggattgccagacataattgtctcagacaatgctccttattttgtttctgtggaaatggaggatttttttaggaaaaatggtattaaacatgtaacacctgcccctataatccttcttcaaatggtctagcagagagagcagtgagatccttgaaagaagggttaaagcggtttacggaaggtactattaatacaagactttgtagatttttatataatcaaaggaaaactgttcattctactactggtaaatctccttctgaattactgtttaatagacactttaaagtgcacatggaagcagtaaagacagatctcaataaagagaaatcggtaactagcttggccagtcagttggctcagggagaggaattgttgtttaatgagggggatgcagtatatgcaaggaattttggaagtggaaagccctgggtggaagggaaaattagggaggtcctaggccgcaggaacttcactgtgcaagtgcagagttttgggaacattaattggaaaaggcatgccgatcagctcatgccaaggttcacagggaattttgaagacccttcaggtgggggtggggcaactagtgatatccatccttataatgaagggatagcagcacctgcaggagaccgggaggcagagcaaggggcagtagagggtaatggggatacagttaaccctatggactctacaaggaataattcagaagaatgtttcccagaagtaacaggtcaggacttccagttgagaaaatcaggaagagtcatacgaccgcctgatagacttaacctgtagggatatagtttatttaaaaggggaggaatgttgggattgagtactacaaatgttggaggtagcatgtttggagcagatgctcttttgtttatgatcttgttaataatatttcatgtacctgataatgttttgttgttgttcactggcggagaataaagaccatgtggacgaagattgtttgtctgaccaaaaccataacagaaagggatattaaatatattaaattaccattttatggcactattagtttttctgtaaggagtcgtttgaggaaactgttacagcattgttatcctcaagtagactttagatttatttttgtcaacacaaataccataggctcttattttaaatttaaagataaagtgcctacccccctgtgctctaatgtcgtatacatatataattgttccagctgtaatgctggatatatcgggagttccgatcggaactttaagattaggatacttgagcaccggggagtatcttttaggactggattaccattgtctaaactagCATTtttggagattagaaaccattgttatgagtttaatcattctctgctggaatctgattttaaaattctggacacttgtatgaatggccagtcagatttgagagtaatggaatccttatatataatggagctgcggcctctgttaaatagcaacctttcggcTGTTCAATTGTATACTGCATAGTGCACAGTAgggcctgtaatttgatttatagttcattctggcagtttaattttattataattttgtttagtttaccatgtctttgcctttTCTTACTTATTTTAAGTCTTGACATGGTACTTTATGATAAtcattttatttaggatatataatacattttttggtatttagatTTGTTTAATGAGGAAGATTAAgataagattttaaataacaaaccaacactcctgtccaaaaacgatggtcagctttcagcctctgattctgctattgagttcaataggttcttctcttccattgggtcatcccttgcaaatgatattccatcttccagtactgatgttaaggactatcttacaggtaactatccacagtctctgtacctaaagcctattaattccactgatgtcaatgagataaccctttcccttaaaaccaagtctagtgcccttgaggagat contains:
- the LOC138357660 gene encoding uncharacterized protein, with amino-acid sequence MLDFEISEKQKRVNKTKSELHVNLEKFKILVSWVDFASLKCKYENYNEKRVEKCRLIHGKKMRNLDIPSFNSVDPDKVVFNFSKRILSPIEKELLSLGLDFGLTCKKPKFVNHCLSFERLCNTLKTYTLRTGTNYSWTNIISTASSLAHEVFNDFDKYKSTFPPFDKRKLDFINGLKNDRRICITRPDKGRGIVVLDKLDHVNKVERLLEDPSKFKLVDIDPFSYILKCEDKLNSFKRSERLSF